From Anopheles funestus chromosome 3RL, idAnoFuneDA-416_04, whole genome shotgun sequence, a single genomic window includes:
- the LOC125767025 gene encoding SET domain-containing protein SmydA-8 isoform X2 — MYRFVIGETLAQICSNEQYGRFLVATRDIKAGEIILKESPLVHGPAQITGPVCVGCLQGLEEKKYQECERCGWPVCKKSCQDQPAHQAECKFTIGRGSKISIQHFYVPHPTYQCLMPVRCLLLAESDPARWEALLRLESHEDERRGSQQWRNDREGVAKLIPRFFKCENKWDEDEILRVVGIIQVNGHEVPLMEPSSVAIYNMASMLEHSCRPNLSKSFTNRGEVVIWAPNAIRRGDRLSICYTDVMWTTGNRLEHLQQTKMFRCECERCNDPTEYETYFSALRCSGFQKDSKCKGYLLPVDKAQWTGEWKCLRCSKEVTGAAVCQILERARIDLEAMEKHREDHCNKYMKHYSKWLAPNHQFLVDVKISLSQVIGGNNPEAIRKIPYDKLMNKIKVCQDLIALFEKICPAEARAFGATRFELHAALAELGRRSTESNNSAAAAVQLEDSLHNANECIRMLLHEPSMLMESKICAQARVNANTLKALLGIKE, encoded by the exons ATGTATCGATTTGTTATAGGAGAAACTTTAGCGCAG ATCTGCTCGAATGAACAGTATGGGCGGTTTCTGGTGGCAACGAGAGATATCAAAGCAGGCGAGATCATACTGAAGGAATCGCCGCTCGTACATGGACCGGCACAAATCACCGGTCCGGTTTGTGTCGGATGTTTGCAG GGATTGGAGGAGAAAAAGTACCAAGAATGTGAACGCTGCGGATGGCCTGTCTGCAAGAAATCCTGTCAAGATCAACCAGCGCATCAGGCGGAGTGTAAGTTTACCATCGGCCGGGGCAGTAAG ATTTCAATCCAGCACTTCTATGTGCCTCATCCCACGTACCAATGTTTGATGCCAGTGCGATGTCTTTTGCTGGCGGAAAGTGATCCTGCCCGATGGGAAGCACTGTTGCGGTTGGAATCGCACGAAGACGAACGGCGTGGTTCGCAACAGTGGCGCAACGATCGAGAAGGAGTGGCAAAACTGATTCCACG CTTTTTCAAGTGTGAAAATAAATGGGATGAGGATGAGATCCTGCGTGTCGTGGGCATTATTCAGGTGAATGGACACGAAGTGCCACTGATGGAGCCGTCCTCGGTAGCGATCTACAACATGGCATCGATGTTGGAACACTCGTGCCGTCCAAACCTTTCGAAGAGTTTCACGAACCGTGGGGAAGTTGTTATCTGGGCACCGAACGCGATCCGGCGCGGTGATCGACTCAGTATCTGCTATACCGATGTGATGTGGACAACGGGCAATCGGTTGGAACATCTGCAGCAGACAAAGATGTTCCGCTGTGAGTGTGAACGCTGCAATGATCCGACCGAGTATGAGACGTACTTTAGTGCGCTGCGATGTTCCGGCTTTCAGAAGGACTCCAAGTGCAAAGGATACCTGCTGCCGGTGGATAAGGCACAATGGACCGGAGAATGGAAGTGTTTGCGGTGCTCGAAGGAGGTAACGGGTGCGGCTGTTTGTCAGATATTGGAGCGTGCTCGCATCGATCTGGAAGCGATGGAAAAACATCGGGAAGATCATTGCAACAAGTACATGAAGCACTACTCGAAGTGGCTCGCACCGAATCATCAGTTCCTGGTGGATGTGAAGATATCGCTGTCACAAGTGATCGGAGGCAATAATCCGGAAGCGATCAGGAAGATCCCGTACGATAAGCTGATGAACAAGATTAAGGTATGCCAGGACTTGATAGCGTTGTTCGAGAAGATTTGTCCAG CGGAAGCACGAGCATTCGGAGCCACTCGGTTCGAACTTCATGCAGCCTTGGCCGAGCTTGGGCGACGTTCCACAGAATCTAACAATTCAGCTGCAGCAGCTGTACAGCTAGAAGATTCCCTGCACAACGCCAACGAGTGCATACGAATGTTGCTACACGAACCGTCCATGCTGATGGAGAGTAAAATATGTGCTCAGGCGCGTGTTAATGCAAACACCCTTAAAGCATTGCTAGGAATCAAGGAATAA
- the LOC125767069 gene encoding trypsin 3A1-like isoform X3, which produces MYMTLLNKAKTSITCVGKTSVEKVMDFWDLNTNTDLDRNHTCSERTMKQVIGLVLLGLFCSNAVLVDANDETHTDGVSQSGRIVNGVGMNIASNKFLMSLWLGRQYACGASIITPSHALTAGHCAYDVRNIPNMITLYGGSTSPYTGGFTIPVITIVVHPNYNPNAATGTSDFDVAVLTVPRNAFVGKPNMAPIVLEGAELPAGTLCYVVGWGRTNINGPAPTSRLRLAYMYIVSQGTCAASWTPSAQPITSNMICAKYRNGVDVCEGDSGGALVCGRRLSGIVSFTNPDCNGALPAGFAKISAPSIRSFIRNQTGIQY; this is translated from the exons ATGTATATGACGCTGTTAAATAAAGCCAAAACTTCCATCACATGTGTAGGAAAAACATCTGTTGAAAAGGTGATGGATTTTTGGGATTTAAATACGAACACGGATTTGGATCGCAACCATACTTGTAGTGAACGAACCATGAAGCAAGTGATCGGTCTAGTGCTTTTGGGACTGTTCTGCAGCAATGCTGTGCTGGTAGATGCTAATGACGAGACTCACACGGATGGCGTATCACAATCTGGACGTATTGTCAACGGTGTCGGAATGAACATTGCTAGcaacaaatttttaatgagTTTATGGCTTGGTAGGCAATACGCGTGCGGTGCTAGCATCATTACTCCTTCCCATGCATTGACCGCAGGACATTGCGCGTATGATGTTCGTAACATTCCAAATATG ATCACTTTATACGGAGGTAGCACATCTCCCTACACAGGGGGCTTTACAATTCCGGTGATCACGATAGTGGTTCATCCCAATTACAATCCCAATGCAGCAACCGGAACGTCTGATTTCGATGTAGCTGTCTTAACGGTACCCAGGAACGCTTTCGTTGGAAAGCCAAACATGGCTCCGATAGTACTCGAAGGCGCGGAATTACCGGCTGGTACACTTTGCTACGTAGTTGGATGGGGTCGTACAAACATTAACGGACCAGCACCTACAAGCCGTTTACGCCTCGCCTACATGTACATCGTATCGCAGGGTACTTGTGCTGCATCGTGGACCCCCTCTGCTCAACCAATTACGTCTAA TATGATTTGTGCCAAGTACAGAAATGGAGTGGACGTTTGCGAAGGAGACAGTGGTGGCGCTTTGGTGTGTGGTCGACGACTGAGTGGAATCGTTTCCTTCACCAATCCCGACTGTAACGGTGCCTTGCCAGCCGGTTTCGCTAAGATTAGTGCACCCAGCATTCGAAGCTTCATTCGTAACCAAACGGGAattcaatattga
- the LOC125767070 gene encoding trypsin delta-like, with protein sequence MYMTLLNKAKTSITCVGKTSVEKVMDFWDLNTNTDLDRNHTCSERTMKQVIGLVLLGLFCSNAVLADDNVETHTDGVSQSGRIVNGVGVNIASHKFALSMRYDNQFYCGASIITGSHALTAGHCAYDVRNSPNMITLYGGSTSPYTGGFTIPVISIVVHPNYNPNAAPGTSDFDVAVLTVPRNAFVGKPNMAPIVLQGAELPAGTLCYVVGWGRTNINGPAPTSDLRFASMYIVSQGTCAASWTPYPDQPITSNMICAKYSNGVDVCKGDSGGAFVCGGRLSGIISFTNPDCNSVWPAGFAKISAPSIRNFIPSQTGIQY encoded by the exons ATGTATATGACGCTGTTAAATAAAGCCAAAACTTCCATCACATGTGTAGGAAAAACATCTGTTGAAAAGGTGATGGATTTTTGGGATTTAAATACGAACACGGATTTGGATCGTAACCATACTTGTAGTGAACGAACCATGAAGCAAGTGATCGGTCTAGTGCTTTTGGGACTGTTCTGCAGCAATGCTGTGCTGGCAGATGATAATGTCGAGACTCACACGGATGGCGTATCGCAATCTGGACGTATTGTCAACGGTGTCGGAGTGAACATTGCCAGCCACAAATTTGCATTGAGTATGCGTTATGATAATCAATTCTACTGCGGTGCTAGCATCATTACTGGTTCCCATGCGTTGACCGCAGGACATTGCGCGTATGATGTTCGTAACAGTCCAAATATG ATCACTTTATACGGAGGTAGCACATCTCCCTACACAGGGGGCTTTACAATTCCGGTGATCAGTATAGTGGTTCATCCCAATTACAATCCCAATGCAGCACCCGGAACGTCTGATTTCGATGTAGCTGTCTTAACGGTACCCAGGAACGCATTCGTTGGAAAGCCAAACATGGCTCCGATAGTACTCCAAGGCGCGGAATTACCGGCTGGTACACTTTGCTACGTAGTTGGATGGGGTCGTACAAACATTAACGGACCAGCACCTACAAGTGATTTACGCTTTGCCAGCATGTACATCGTATCGCAGGGTACTTGTGCTGCATCGTGGACCCCATACCCAGATCAACCAATTACGTCTAA TATGATTTGTGCCAAGTACAGCAATGGAGTGGATGTTTGCAAAGGAGACAGTGGTGGCGCTTTCGTGTGTGGTGGACGACTGAGTGGAATCATTTCCTTCACCAATCCCGACTGTAACAGTGTCTGGCCAGCCGGTTTTGCTAAGATTAGTGCACCCAGCATTCGCAACTTCATTCCTAGCCAAACGGGGATTCAATATTGA
- the LOC125767069 gene encoding trypsin 3A1-like isoform X2, giving the protein MYMTLLNKAKTSITCVGKTSVEKVMDFWDLNTNTDTDRNHTCSERTMKQVIGLVLLGLFCSNAVLADDNVETHTDGVSQSGRIVNGVGVNIRRYKFALSMRYDNQFYCGASIVTASHALTAGHCAYIVRNIPNMITLYGGSTSPYTGGFTIPVITIVVHPNYNPNAATGTSDFDVAVLTVPRNAFVGKPNMAPIVLEGAELPAGTLCYVVGWGRTNINGPAPTSRLRLAYMYIVSQGTCAASWTPSAQPITSNMICAKYRNGVDVCEGDSGGALVCGRRLSGIVSFTNPDCNGALPAGFAKISAPSIRSFIRNQTGIQY; this is encoded by the exons ATGTATATGACGCTGTTAAATAAAGCCAAAACTTCCATCACATGTGTAGGAAAAACATCTGTTGAAAAGGTGATGGATTTTTGGGATTTAAATACGAACACGGATACGGATCGTAACCATACTTGTAGTGAACGAACCATGAAGCAAGTGATCGGTCTAGTGCTTTTGGGACTGTTCTGCAGCAATGCTGTGCTGGCAGATGATAATGTCGAGACTCACACGGATGGCGTATCGCAATCTGGACGTATTGTCAACGGTGTCGGAGTGAACATTCGCCGCTACAAATTTGCGCTGAGTATGCGTTATGATAATCAATTCTACTGCGGTGCTAGTATCGTTACTGCTTCCCATGCGTTGACCGCAGGTCATTGCGCGTATATTGTTCGTAACATTCCAAATATG ATCACTTTATACGGAGGTAGCACATCTCCCTACACAGGGGGCTTTACAATTCCGGTGATCACGATAGTGGTTCATCCCAATTACAATCCCAATGCAGCAACCGGAACGTCTGATTTCGATGTAGCTGTCTTAACGGTACCCAGGAACGCTTTCGTTGGAAAGCCAAACATGGCTCCGATAGTACTCGAAGGCGCGGAATTACCGGCTGGTACACTTTGCTACGTAGTTGGATGGGGTCGTACAAACATTAACGGACCAGCACCTACAAGCCGTTTACGCCTCGCCTACATGTACATCGTATCGCAGGGTACTTGTGCTGCATCGTGGACCCCCTCTGCTCAACCAATTACGTCTAA TATGATTTGTGCCAAGTACAGAAATGGAGTGGACGTTTGCGAAGGAGACAGTGGTGGCGCTTTGGTGTGTGGTCGACGACTGAGTGGAATCGTTTCCTTCACCAATCCCGACTGTAACGGTGCCTTGCCAGCCGGTTTCGCTAAGATTAGTGCACCCAGCATTCGAAGCTTCATTCGTAACCAAACGGGAattcaatattga
- the LOC125767087 gene encoding probable elongation factor 1-beta has product MAFGDVKTANGLKELDKFLADHSYVEGFTPSKADLSVFDALGKAPAATYVHALRWYNHIASFNTKERSEWGGQALPQVAGGKPTAAAPAGGDDDDVDLFGSEDEEESAEAAKLKEERLAAYNAKKSKKPALIAKSSILLDVKPWDDETDMKEMEKNVRSIEMDGLLWGAAKLVPVGYGIHKLQICCVIEDDKVSVDLLTEKIEEFEDYVQSVDIAAFNKI; this is encoded by the exons atggCATTTGGAGATGTAAAAACCGCAAACGGGCTGAAGGAATTGGACAAATTCCTTGCTGATCACAGCTACGTCGAAGG ATTTACCCCGTCGAAGGCTGATCTCTCTGTTTTCGATGCCTTGGGCAAAGCTCCTGCCGCTACTTATGTGCATGCGCTGCGTTGGTATAACCATATCGCATCATTCAACACTAAGGAGCGCTCGGAATGGGGCGGTCAAGCACTGCCGCAGGTTGCCGGTGGAAAGCCGACAGCTGCTGCACCGGCCGgcggtgacgatgatgatgtggaTCTGTTCGGTTCGGAGGACGAGGAGGAGAGTGCGGAAGCGGCAAAGCTGAAGGAGGAACGTTTGGCCGCGTACAACGCGAAAAAGTCGAAGAAACCTGCCCTAATCGCCAAGAGCTCCATCTTGTTGGATGTGAAACCATGGGATGATGAAACCGACATGAAGGAAATGGAGAAGAATGTCCGCAGCATCGAGATGGATGGGCTTTTGTGGGGCGCGGCTAAGCTCGTACCCGTCGGTTACGGCATTCACAAGCTGCAGATTTGCTGCGTTATCGAGGATGACAAAGTTTCGGTAGATTTGTTAACAGAGAAGATTGAGGAGTTTGAGGATTACGTGCAGTCAGTCGACATTGCTGCATTCAACAAGATTTAA
- the LOC125767034 gene encoding methanethiol oxidase encodes MGDTKCKCGPGYATPLDAVRNGPVEKLLYVVCVQPNLDEEHGDYLATVDVDPASSTFCQIIHRTYTNSKRNELHHSGWNTCSSCHFVPGDKEVPTRDRLVLPCLNSDRIFIVDTGTDPRAPKLDKVIEADVLKGANCTAPHTTHCLPNGNIMISIMGDAEGNAKGDFVEFDKNFQLVGTWSRGDRKALCGYDYWYQPHFNVMVASEWGAPKLFRRGYHPTDCADRTQYGCRLNFYRWQERELFQTIDLGDDGLTPLEIRFLHNPKENQGYVGCAFYANVYRFYQKPGSSEYTAEKLIDVPVKKVLGENGEIEMMGGMMTDILISLDDRYLYFSNWRHGDVRQYDISDRAHPRLTGQVFLGGAIQSDSPRRVLDDPELSEPPKPVYVKKRRLLGGPQMLQLSLDGRRLYVSSSLFSPWDKQFYPEMVAAGGTIVQLDIDVENGGMKLNENFLVDFGNEPYGPGLPHEMRYPGGDCTSDIWLVNE; translated from the exons ATGGGTGATACAA AGTGCAAATGTGGTCCAGGTTATGCAACGCCGCTCGATGCGGTTCGCAATGGTCCGGTTGAGAAATTGCTTTACGTTGTTTGCGTGCAGCCGAATCTGGACGAAGAGCATGGGGATTATCTCGCTACGGTGGACGTTGACCCGGCTAGCTCAACATTCTGTCAA ATCATACATCGCACGTACACCAAtagcaaaagaaatgaattGCACCACAGCGGCTGGAACACCTGCTCGAGCTGTCACTTTGTCCCGGGCGATAAGGAAGTACCCACTCGGGACCGTCTGGTGCTGCCGTGTCTGAACTCGGACCGCATCTTTATAGTCGATACCGGAACCGATCCGCGTGCTCCCAAGCTCGACAAGGTGATCGAGGCTGACGTGCTGAAGGGGGCCAACTGTACGGCACCTCATACCACCCACTGTCTGCCGAACGGGAACATTATGATTTCAATAATGGGTGATGCCGAGGGTAACGCGAAGGGTGATTTCGTGGAGTTTGACAAGAATTTTCAGCTAGTTGGCACTTGGTCGCGTGGAGATCGGAAGGCTTTGTGCGGATATGATTACTGGTACCAGCCCCACTTTAACGTGATGGTCGCCTCGGAATGGGGCGCCCCGAAACTGTTCCGTCGCGGATACCATCCGACGGACTGTGCCGATCGTACGCAGTACGGTTGTCGGTTGAACTTTTACCGCTGGCAGGAACGGGAACTCTTCCAAACGATCGACCTCGGCGATGATGGACTGACACCGCTCGAAATTCGTTTCCTGCACAACCCAAAAGAAAACCAAGGGTATGTCGGATGTGCTTTCTATGCGAATGTGTACCGGTTCTATCAGAAACCTGGCTCTTCGGAATACACCGCCGAAAAGCTAATTGATGTGCCGGTGAAGAAAGTTTTGGGCGAAAATGGCGAGATCGAAATGATGGGCGGCATGATGACGGATATTCTTATCTCGCTGGACGACCGGTACCTGTACTTCAGCAACTGGCGTCACGGAGATGTCCGGCAGTATGATATTAGCGATCGTGCCCATCCACGACTTACGGGACAAGTGTTTCTGGGTGGAGCGATTCAGAGTGATTCGCCAAGACGTGTGCTGGACGATCCGGAATTAAGCGAACCACCGAAACCGGTCTACGTGAAAAAACGCCGTCTGCTCGGAGGACCGCAAATGTTGCAGCTTTCACTCGACGGACGTCGGCTGTACGTGTCGTCTAGTTTGTTCTCACCGTGGGATAAGCAGTTTTACCCGGAGATGGTAGCGGCCGGCGGCACAATCGTACAGCTGGACATTGACGTCGAAAATGGCGGCATGAAGCTGAACGAGAACTTCTTGGTGGATTTTGGAAATGAACCGTATGGGCCGGGTTTGCCCCATGAGATGCG aTATCCTGGAGGTGACTGTACGTCGGATATCTGGCTAGTGAACGAGTAA
- the LOC125767044 gene encoding septin-2: MAAADVAVMKNDLTRSLKQSGHVGFDSLPDQLVSKSVQNGFVFNIMCIGETGLGKSTLMDSLFNTNFESQPSPHTLPSVKLKAHTYELQESMVRLKLTICDTVGYGDQINKDDSFKAVVDYIDQQFEAFLQEELKIKRSLSTYHDSRTHICLYFICPTGHGLKSLDLVCMKMLDSKVNIIPIIAKADTISKTELAKFKAKINDELRVNGVQIYQFPTDDESVAEVNTTMNSHIPFAVVGSTDFVRVGQKTVRARQYPWGTVQVENEAHCDFVKLREMLIRTNMEDMREKTHTRHYELYRQKRLEEMGFTDVDSDNKPVSFQQTFEAKRSNHLAELQAKEDEVRQMFVVRVKEKEAELKESEKELHAKFDKLKKDHAEEKRKLEESRKKLEEEFVEFNRRKSQMTAHHTLTLGKSKKK; encoded by the exons AATGATCTAACACGCTCGTTGAAACAATCGGGACATGTCGGATTCGACAGCTTACCCGATCAGTTGGTCAGCAAGAGCGTCCAAAATGGATTCGTGTTTAACATTATGTGCATCGGAGAGACGGGTCTCGGCAAGTCGACACTGATGGACTCGCTGTTCAACACGAATTTTGAATCGCAGCCAAGTCCTCACACGCTCCCGAGTGTTAAGCTAAAGGCACACACGTACGAGCTGCAAGAGAGCATGGTTCGGCTAAAG CTGACGATCTGCGATACGGTTGGTTACGGCGACCAGATCAATAAGGACGACTCGTTCAAGGCGGTAGTCGACTATATTGATCAGCAGTTCGAGGCATTCCTGCAGGAGGAGCTCAAGATTAAGCGCTCACTGTCGACGTACCACGACAGCCGTACGCACATCTGTCTGTATTTCATCTGTCCCACCGGACATGGGTTGAAGTCGCTCGATTTGGTATGCATGAAGATGCTCGATTCGAAGGTCAACATCATTCCGATCATCGCCAAGGCAGACACGATCTCAAAAACGGAGTTGGCCAAATTTAAGGCAAAGATTAACGATGAACTTCGTGTGAACGGTGTCCAGATCTATCAGTTCCCGACCGATGACGAATCGGTGGCGGAAGTGAACACCACGATGAACTCGCACATTCCATTTGCGGTCGTGGGCAGTACGGATTTTGTGCGAGTCGGCCAGAAGACGGTACGGGCACGCCAATATCCGTGGGGTACGGTACAGGTGGAGAACGAAGCGCACTGCGATTTTGTGAAGCTGCGTGAAATGTTGATCCGCACAAACATGGAGGATATGCGCGAGAAGACGCACACGCGCCATTATGAACTGTACCGGCAGAAGCGGCTGGAGGAGATGGGATTCACCGATGTGGACAGCGACAATAAGCCGGTATCGTTTCAGCAGACGTTCGAGGCGAAGCGCAGCAACCATCTGGCTGAGCTGCAGGCCAAGGAGGATGAGGTACGCCAGATGTTTGTAGTTCGCGTAAAGGAGAAGGAAGCTGAGTTGAAGGAGAGCGAAAAGGAG CTCCATGCCAAATTCGACAAGCTAAAGAAGGATCATGCCGAAGAGAAGCGCAAACTGGAGGAATCGCGCAAAAAGCTGGAGGAAGAGTTCGTCGAATTTAATCGGCGCAAATCACAGATGACGGCACACCATACGCTAACGCTGGGCAAgagcaaaaagaaatga
- the LOC125767025 gene encoding SET domain-containing protein SmydA-8 isoform X1: protein MLEDEDSDRIEKICPICKKEAFKRCARCAMVYYCCVEHQQQDWKLHKATCHPFKICSNEQYGRFLVATRDIKAGEIILKESPLVHGPAQITGPVCVGCLQGLEEKKYQECERCGWPVCKKSCQDQPAHQAECKFTIGRGSKISIQHFYVPHPTYQCLMPVRCLLLAESDPARWEALLRLESHEDERRGSQQWRNDREGVAKLIPRFFKCENKWDEDEILRVVGIIQVNGHEVPLMEPSSVAIYNMASMLEHSCRPNLSKSFTNRGEVVIWAPNAIRRGDRLSICYTDVMWTTGNRLEHLQQTKMFRCECERCNDPTEYETYFSALRCSGFQKDSKCKGYLLPVDKAQWTGEWKCLRCSKEVTGAAVCQILERARIDLEAMEKHREDHCNKYMKHYSKWLAPNHQFLVDVKISLSQVIGGNNPEAIRKIPYDKLMNKIKVCQDLIALFEKICPAEARAFGATRFELHAALAELGRRSTESNNSAAAAVQLEDSLHNANECIRMLLHEPSMLMESKICAQARVNANTLKALLGIKE, encoded by the exons ATGCTGGAAGACGAAGATTCTGATCGTATCGAGAAGATCTGCCCGATCTGTAAAAAGGAAGCCTTTAAAAGATGTGCCCGATGTGCGATGGTGTACTACTGCTGTGTGGAACATCAGCAACAAGACTGGAAGCTGCACAAGGCCACCTGTCATCCATTTAAA ATCTGCTCGAATGAACAGTATGGGCGGTTTCTGGTGGCAACGAGAGATATCAAAGCAGGCGAGATCATACTGAAGGAATCGCCGCTCGTACATGGACCGGCACAAATCACCGGTCCGGTTTGTGTCGGATGTTTGCAG GGATTGGAGGAGAAAAAGTACCAAGAATGTGAACGCTGCGGATGGCCTGTCTGCAAGAAATCCTGTCAAGATCAACCAGCGCATCAGGCGGAGTGTAAGTTTACCATCGGCCGGGGCAGTAAG ATTTCAATCCAGCACTTCTATGTGCCTCATCCCACGTACCAATGTTTGATGCCAGTGCGATGTCTTTTGCTGGCGGAAAGTGATCCTGCCCGATGGGAAGCACTGTTGCGGTTGGAATCGCACGAAGACGAACGGCGTGGTTCGCAACAGTGGCGCAACGATCGAGAAGGAGTGGCAAAACTGATTCCACG CTTTTTCAAGTGTGAAAATAAATGGGATGAGGATGAGATCCTGCGTGTCGTGGGCATTATTCAGGTGAATGGACACGAAGTGCCACTGATGGAGCCGTCCTCGGTAGCGATCTACAACATGGCATCGATGTTGGAACACTCGTGCCGTCCAAACCTTTCGAAGAGTTTCACGAACCGTGGGGAAGTTGTTATCTGGGCACCGAACGCGATCCGGCGCGGTGATCGACTCAGTATCTGCTATACCGATGTGATGTGGACAACGGGCAATCGGTTGGAACATCTGCAGCAGACAAAGATGTTCCGCTGTGAGTGTGAACGCTGCAATGATCCGACCGAGTATGAGACGTACTTTAGTGCGCTGCGATGTTCCGGCTTTCAGAAGGACTCCAAGTGCAAAGGATACCTGCTGCCGGTGGATAAGGCACAATGGACCGGAGAATGGAAGTGTTTGCGGTGCTCGAAGGAGGTAACGGGTGCGGCTGTTTGTCAGATATTGGAGCGTGCTCGCATCGATCTGGAAGCGATGGAAAAACATCGGGAAGATCATTGCAACAAGTACATGAAGCACTACTCGAAGTGGCTCGCACCGAATCATCAGTTCCTGGTGGATGTGAAGATATCGCTGTCACAAGTGATCGGAGGCAATAATCCGGAAGCGATCAGGAAGATCCCGTACGATAAGCTGATGAACAAGATTAAGGTATGCCAGGACTTGATAGCGTTGTTCGAGAAGATTTGTCCAG CGGAAGCACGAGCATTCGGAGCCACTCGGTTCGAACTTCATGCAGCCTTGGCCGAGCTTGGGCGACGTTCCACAGAATCTAACAATTCAGCTGCAGCAGCTGTACAGCTAGAAGATTCCCTGCACAACGCCAACGAGTGCATACGAATGTTGCTACACGAACCGTCCATGCTGATGGAGAGTAAAATATGTGCTCAGGCGCGTGTTAATGCAAACACCCTTAAAGCATTGCTAGGAATCAAGGAATAA
- the LOC125767069 gene encoding trypsin 3A1-like isoform X1 gives MYMTLLNKAKTSITCVGKTSVEKVMDFWDLNTNTDTDRNHTCSERTMKQVIGLVLLGLFCSNAVLADDNVETHTDGVSQSGRIVNGVGVNIRRYKFALSMRYDNQFYCGASIVTASHALTAGHCAYIVRNIPNMVTLYGGSTSPYTGGFTIPVITIVVHPNYNPNAAPGTSDFDVAVLTVPRNAFVGKPNMAPIVLQGAELPAGTLCYVVGWGRTNINGPAPTSDLRFASMYIVSQGTCAASWTPYPDQPITSNMICAKYSNGVDVCKGDSGGAFVCGGRLSGIISFTNPDCNSVWPAGFAKISAPGIRSFIRSQTGIQY, from the exons ATGTATATGACGCTGTTAAATAAAGCCAAAACTTCCATCACATGTGTAGGAAAAACATCTGTTGAAAAGGTGATGGATTTTTGGGATTTAAATACGAACACGGATACGGATCGTAACCATACTTGTAGTGAACGAACCATGAAGCAAGTGATCGGTCTAGTGCTTTTGGGACTGTTCTGCAGCAATGCTGTGCTGGCAGATGATAATGTCGAGACTCACACGGATGGCGTATCGCAATCTGGACGTATTGTCAACGGTGTCGGAGTGAACATTCGCCGCTACAAATTTGCGCTGAGTATGCGTTATGATAATCAATTCTACTGCGGTGCTAGTATCGTTACTGCTTCCCATGCGTTGACCGCAGGTCATTGCGCGTATATTGTTCGTAACATTCCAAATATG GTCACTTTATACGGAGGTAGCACATCTCCCTACACAGGGGGCTTTACAATTCCGGTGATCACGATAGTGGTTCATCCCAATTACAATCCCAATGCAGCACCCGGAACGTCTGATTTCGATGTAGCTGTCTTAACGGTACCCAGGAACGCATTCGTTGGAAAGCCAAACATGGCTCCGATAGTACTCCAAGGCGCGGAATTACCGGCTGGTACACTTTGCTACGTAGTTGGATGGGGTCGTACAAACATTAACGGACCAGCACCTACAAGTGATTTACGCTTTGCCAGCATGTACATCGTATCGCAGGGTACTTGTGCTGCATCGTGGACCCCATACCCAGATCAACCAATTACGTCTAA TATGATTTGTGCCAAGTACAGCAATGGAGTGGATGTTTGCAAAGGAGACAGTGGTGGCGCTTTCGTGTGTGGTGGACGACTGAGTGGAATCATTTCCTTCACCAATCCCGACTGTAACAGTGTCTGGCCAGCCGGTTTTGCTAAGATTAGTGCACCCGGCATTCGCAGCTTCATTCGCAGCCAAACGGGAATTCAATATTGA